Proteins co-encoded in one Methylomonas albis genomic window:
- a CDS encoding BatD family protein, with protein sequence MINFMHRHYCARILFGLLMLLTTAIQAAEIQVAVDRNPVSLNESFQLTFTASDEPDGNPDFTPLQDNFQIISQQRSSNSSWVNGQSSRKEQWIVRAMAKQAGDLLIPPIAFGADSSKPLKLVVSENTAAPQGNDEIFLEVTATPEQPYVQSQVLYTLKLFRKVQITQASLSEPEIKDALVEKLGDDSTYATQVKGVDYWVTERKYAIFPQQSGVFTIAPLILNAEYLSNQRQPRFNGFFNRPDTETRRVASKAITLNVQAVPASFKSPNWLSAESLTLSETWSDAGLQTKVGEPLTRTLTLSAKGATVGQLPELLGKTAIDGIKTYPDQPLLKEDKQSDGLTARREEKIAFIPSKPGEYTLPALDIVWFNTKTQKMETGHLPSVKLKALASAEDTQTSAQPAAADVQPEQPNSQIAASPITVTSSGDTLFWQGCRRPWRWAGC encoded by the coding sequence ATGATCAATTTTATGCATAGACATTATTGCGCGCGGATTCTGTTCGGTCTGTTAATGCTGTTGACTACAGCGATACAGGCGGCGGAGATTCAAGTAGCGGTTGATCGTAATCCGGTCAGCCTGAACGAATCGTTTCAGCTTACCTTCACCGCCAGCGACGAGCCAGACGGCAACCCGGATTTCACGCCCTTACAGGACAATTTTCAAATCATCAGTCAACAACGCAGCAGTAACTCGTCCTGGGTCAACGGCCAGAGCAGCCGCAAGGAACAGTGGATCGTTAGGGCAATGGCCAAACAAGCCGGCGATCTGTTGATTCCGCCGATTGCTTTCGGTGCCGATAGCAGCAAGCCTTTGAAGTTGGTGGTTAGCGAAAATACCGCTGCGCCGCAAGGCAATGACGAGATATTTCTGGAAGTAACCGCTACGCCCGAACAACCCTATGTGCAGTCGCAGGTGTTGTACACGCTGAAGTTGTTCCGCAAGGTACAGATTACCCAAGCCAGCCTGAGCGAACCGGAGATCAAGGATGCGCTAGTCGAAAAGCTGGGTGACGACAGTACCTATGCCACCCAAGTCAAGGGCGTGGATTATTGGGTGACCGAACGCAAATATGCGATTTTTCCGCAGCAAAGCGGCGTATTTACCATTGCACCGTTGATTCTGAATGCCGAATACTTGAGCAATCAACGCCAACCGCGTTTTAACGGCTTCTTCAATCGGCCGGATACGGAAACCCGGCGGGTGGCCTCCAAAGCAATTACCTTAAACGTGCAAGCAGTGCCGGCTAGCTTTAAAAGCCCGAATTGGTTGAGCGCGGAATCTTTAACGCTTAGTGAAACCTGGTCCGACGCCGGCTTGCAAACCAAAGTCGGCGAGCCGTTGACCCGCACGCTCACCCTAAGCGCGAAAGGCGCCACGGTGGGGCAACTGCCGGAGCTGCTCGGCAAAACCGCAATCGACGGCATCAAAACTTATCCCGACCAACCGTTGCTGAAGGAAGATAAGCAAAGCGACGGACTGACTGCGCGGCGCGAGGAAAAAATTGCGTTCATCCCTTCCAAGCCCGGCGAATACACCTTGCCGGCGTTGGACATTGTTTGGTTCAACACCAAAACCCAGAAAATGGAAACTGGGCACCTGCCTAGTGTCAAGCTGAAGGCCCTGGCCAGTGCCGAAGATACGCAAACCTCTGCGCAGCCCGCTGCGGCCGATGTGCAGCCGGAGCAGCCAAATAGCCAAATAGCCGCATCGCCGATTACCGTTACCAGCAGCGGCGACACCCTCTTTTGGCAGGGGTGTCGGCGACCTTGGCGCTGGGCTGGTTGCTGA